A region of the Muricauda sp. MAR_2010_75 genome:
ACTTGGATACCAAGGTTTGGTGGGATGTAGACTAATAATTAACCATTATAACATAGAACTAAAAGCATGAAATCAGTATTAAAACAAATCATTGCTAAAAGCAAGAAAGAGGAAAAAGAGTATGGCTTGGCAAGGCAGGCAGAAATTGATAACCCAAAAACAGCCGACGATAGAAGGAATTTTTTGAAGAAGACGGCTTTGGGGGGTATTGCCATGACCGGTATGATGGGCCTTGGTATTGAAGATACCATTGCCCAGACCACCTCTAAGGTGAGCAGGATGTCCGCTCCGTCCGATCTTAAGATCACGGATATGAGATACGCCCTCACCAATGTTATGGGGGGTACGGCCATCATTAAAATTGAAACCAACCAAGGTATATATGGTCTTGGAGAAGTAAGGGATGCCGCCGACGTGCGGTATGCCCTCTTCCTAAAGAGCCGAATTCTAGGAAAAAACCCTTGTAACGTTGAAAAGATATTCAAGAGCATCAAGCAGTTTGGTGGACCAGCCCGTCAAGCGGGAGGTGTCTGTGCTGTTGAAATGGCACTATGGGATATCTGTGGTAAGGCCTATAATGTTCCGGCATGGCAGCTTTTGGGTGGTAGGTATCGTGATATGGTAAGACTTTATGCTGATACACCTCAAGCCAGAAGTCCTGAGGAACAAAAAAAGTTGATCGAATTTAGAATGAAAACCCAAGGATATACCTGGTTAAAAATGGATGTGGCCATTTCGTCACTTCCACCAGATTCAGGGACCTTGGTAAATGACAAATTCTGGAGGGATGATAACGGGCGTTTATCCCAGTGGGGCGATGCCAGAAACTATATGTCCTATGGTAACACCGCGCATCCCTTTACACAAATCCAAATTACTGAAAAAGGTTTGGATATGTTGGCACAACGAGTGGCCGAAGTCAGAGATATGGTAGGTTGGGAAGTTCCAATTTCCACCGACCACTACGGGCATTTCGATTTAAACAATGGAATTCGATTAGGAAAAGCACTGGATAAATACAGACTGGCTTGGTTGGAAGATATGGTGCCATGGCAATACACAGAGCAGTGGAGAACCATCTCCGAAGCTTTGGAAACGCCAACCACCACAGGTGAGGATATCCATTTCTTGGAAAACTTTAAGCCTATCATCCATAACAGGTCGGTAGACATTGTGCATCCTGACTTAGCATCATCCGGAGGCCTTTTGGAAACAAAGAGAATCGGTGATTATGCTGAGGAATTTGGAATAGGAATGGCCATGCACCAAGCAGGCACACCAGTTTCGTTTATGTCCAACGTACACTGTGCGGCGGCGACCCAGAATTTCTTGGCATTGGAGCACCACTCCGTGGATTTGCCTTGGTGGGAAGATTTGGTGACTACCGTTGGAGGATTTAAAATGATCGATAAAGGATTTGCCACGGTTCCATTGACCGCCCCAGGTTTGGGTATTGAGTTGAATGAGGATGTGGTAAAAGAACATTTAGATCCAAGAGATAAGAGCTTCTTTAAGTCTACGGACGAATGGAACGAACTTAGATCGCACGATAGGACTTATAGTTAGTAGCTCAATAAAAGTTACTTAAGTTGTTTAGTTTTTTTTAAAAGTCGGCCTGGGATTATGCTTTGGAGGTCTTGGGCCGACATTAAAAATTTTGTAAACCAATCTAAAATTAGATATGAAATACATTCAAGTAAAAATGATGGTGTTATTGATCTGCTTAATGGCAACGGTCAATGGTAAAGCTCAAAGGGTCGCTTCATCACCAGATTATATTAAGGCCCTTACCAGTGAATGGGAAGGTGAGCGCTTTGAAGATGGAAGACCAAGAGTGTCAGATGCCCTTCTACAAAGACTAAAAAAGATACGAATAGAAGAAGCTTGGGGCTATTTGCGCCAACATGGTTACAACAATCAATACGAGGGAGGTTGGAAGATTATCCACCCTGAGGGAGTTATGACAGGTCGTGTGGTAACCGCACAATACGTTCCCCTTAGACCCGACCTAAAAGAATACGTAAAACTCCAGGGTGCCAAAGAAAAACGGGATACCATTGGAGGCAGTAACTCATGGCCCATAGAAATATTGGTGAATGGCGATGTATATGTGGCCGATGGCTATGGAAGAATCATAGACGGAACACTTATCGGGTCCAACCTTGGTAATGCCATTTACGCCAATTCCAAGAATGGTGTAGTTTTCGATGGAGGTATTCGCGACCTCGGTGGACTTTTGGAAATAGAAGGATTTAATGGTTGGTACAGGGATGAAGACCCTTCCTATTTAATGGAACAAATGCTAACCACCATCAATGCACCTATTCGCATTGGTCGCGCTACCGTTTTACCGGGCGATGTGGTCTTGGCCAACCGTCATGGAACTATCTTCATTCCTTCGCACTTGTTGTCCCAATTGGTAATTTCTTCTGAAGTAGTGGCCTTACGTGATGAATTTGGTTTCCAAAGACTTCGTGAAAAAACATACACCGCAGGACAAATAGATACGCGCTGGACAGACGAAATCAAAGCTGATTTCTTGAACTGGTTGAAAAACTACCCAGATGCCAAACTGCCAATGACCAGAAAAGAACTGAACGATTATATCGCGAACAGTAGATATTACCAACCATGATAAATATGAACGTATTTCGGAACATCCTTGCCGTATTGGTAATTGGCCTCGTTGTTTCCTGCACTTCGCAAGATGCAAATGGAACATTGGACCAACAAGCGGTTCTAGAAGCTTTGGGAGAATTAGATCAAGCATT
Encoded here:
- a CDS encoding RraA family protein, giving the protein MKYIQVKMMVLLICLMATVNGKAQRVASSPDYIKALTSEWEGERFEDGRPRVSDALLQRLKKIRIEEAWGYLRQHGYNNQYEGGWKIIHPEGVMTGRVVTAQYVPLRPDLKEYVKLQGAKEKRDTIGGSNSWPIEILVNGDVYVADGYGRIIDGTLIGSNLGNAIYANSKNGVVFDGGIRDLGGLLEIEGFNGWYRDEDPSYLMEQMLTTINAPIRIGRATVLPGDVVLANRHGTIFIPSHLLSQLVISSEVVALRDEFGFQRLREKTYTAGQIDTRWTDEIKADFLNWLKNYPDAKLPMTRKELNDYIANSRYYQP
- a CDS encoding mandelate racemase/muconate lactonizing enzyme family protein; its protein translation is MKSVLKQIIAKSKKEEKEYGLARQAEIDNPKTADDRRNFLKKTALGGIAMTGMMGLGIEDTIAQTTSKVSRMSAPSDLKITDMRYALTNVMGGTAIIKIETNQGIYGLGEVRDAADVRYALFLKSRILGKNPCNVEKIFKSIKQFGGPARQAGGVCAVEMALWDICGKAYNVPAWQLLGGRYRDMVRLYADTPQARSPEEQKKLIEFRMKTQGYTWLKMDVAISSLPPDSGTLVNDKFWRDDNGRLSQWGDARNYMSYGNTAHPFTQIQITEKGLDMLAQRVAEVRDMVGWEVPISTDHYGHFDLNNGIRLGKALDKYRLAWLEDMVPWQYTEQWRTISEALETPTTTGEDIHFLENFKPIIHNRSVDIVHPDLASSGGLLETKRIGDYAEEFGIGMAMHQAGTPVSFMSNVHCAAATQNFLALEHHSVDLPWWEDLVTTVGGFKMIDKGFATVPLTAPGLGIELNEDVVKEHLDPRDKSFFKSTDEWNELRSHDRTYS